Proteins from a single region of Bombus pascuorum chromosome 5, iyBomPasc1.1, whole genome shotgun sequence:
- the LOC132907285 gene encoding transmembrane protein 64 codes for MDIINIEDVETGVRPSKNSTSIQCNCIHSNSVCYIVVTIATLALLGAIVFICRDYIKVLLYWIEHQNIWIVTVIFIALFTVVSFPIVIGYLFLIIASGYLFGILRGIVMVVLSANLGIAIAHVTLSALSSKLPIGALLQNDTARAILRVISGPQAFKVVLFARLTPIPFGLQNTIFAVSNMGGIRYHIASALGLLPAQIINIYLGSSLRSMQDVLEDRSTAATGYIVFCFQILIGISLMVYVVQKARRELQLALLEADLASMAQTSHYLLDTLPDSKIVLTNLIA; via the exons atggatataattaatatagaagATGTGGAAACTGGTGTTCGTCCATCTAAGAACTCTACTTCGATACAGTGTAACTGTATCCACTCAAATTCAGTGTGCTACATTGTAGTAACAATTGCCACCCTGGCACTTTTGGGTGCAATTGTTTTTATCTGCAGAGACTATATTAAAGTGTTGCTTTATTGGATTGAACATCAGAACATATGGATTGttactgtaatatttattgcatTGTTCACAGTGGTCTCATTCCCTATTGTAATCGGATATTTATTCCTTATCATTGCTAGTGGTTATTTATTTGGCATATTAAGAGGCATTGTCATGGTAGTTTTGTCTGCCAATTTAGGAATAGCTATAGCACATGTTACCCTTAGTGCGTTGTCATCTAAATTACCTATTGGAGCTCTTTTACAAAATGATACTGCAAGAGCTATTCTCAGAGTTATATCTGGACCACAAGCTTTCAAGGTTGTGTTATTTGCAAGATTAACTCCCATACCTTTCGGTCTACAAAATACCATTTTTGCG gTAAGCAATATGGGTGGTATTCGATACCACATAGCTAGTGCATTAGGTTTATTACCTGCTCAAATCATCAATATTTACCTGGGCAGTAGTTTAAGATCTATGCAAGATGTCCTTGAAGATAGATCAACAGCAGCAACTGGTTACATTGTTTTCTGTTTCcaa attCTAATAGGTATTTCACTGATGGTATATGTTGTACAAAAAGCACGTAGGGAACTTCAACTGGCATTATTAGAAGCTGATCTTGCCTCAATGGCTCAAACCTCTCATTACCTTCTTGATACATTACCAGACTCTAAAATCGTTCTAACAAATCTGATTgcttaa
- the LOC132907280 gene encoding alanine--glyoxylate aminotransferase 2, mitochondrial isoform X1, with translation MLINKCVQVITTSANLSSFINLKWFTIQTRNFVTTVKDVSKMPDCEYVPFTYKITNYKEIKKAYESIISPSLKQFYKEPLLIHEGRGQWLWDHRGKRYLDMFGGVATVSVGHSHPKITAAISEQASKLNHVSSVYMHTHLYEYVTKLTTKFSNKLRVVYLTNSGSEANELAFLMARIYTRNQNIVSLKNGYHGATYGTSASTAMSTWKFPFVAQPPGYLHAVYPDVYKGNWGGSKCRDSPVQVIGRECDCGDEECVASEKYFQKFDESFRFSLANTHSVAAFVAESIQGVGGAVQYPKYFLQKIYNYIHEKGGLCIADEVQTGFGRTGEHFWGFENHGVEPDIVTLAKGIGNGFPLGAVVTSSEISESLNSALHFNTFGGNPLACIVGSTVLDIIKEEDLQQNAYTVGTHLIDRLSTLLLEFPNIVGDVRGKGLMIGIELISNSETKKPLQTEYVLEIFENIKNMGVLVGKGGLHANVLRIKPPLCVTKMDADFTFAVIKRTLEIHQEKYKQIKG, from the exons atgttaataaataagtgTGTTCAAGTCATCACAACTTCTGCTAATTTATCATCTTTTATAAACTTAAAAT GGTTCACTATACAAACCAGAAATTTCGTTACTACGGTGAAAGATGTTTCAAAAATGCCTGATTGCGAATACGTACCTTTTACCTACAAG attacaaattataaagaaattaaaaaggcATACGAATCGATCATATCTCCTTCTTTGAAGCAATTTTACAAAGAACCACTATTAATACACGAAGGTCGAGGGCAGTGGTTGTGGGACCATCGTGGAAAACGATATTTGGATATGTTCGGCGGGGTTGCTACTGTATCTGTTGGTCACTCTCATCC AAAAATAACAGCTGCTATATCTGAACAAGCGTCTAAATTGAACCACGTATCTTCCGTTTATATGCATACCCatttatatgaatatgtaACCAAGTTAACaactaaattttcaaacaaattgaGAGTAGTATATCTAACAAATAGCGGATCGGAAGCAAACGAATTGGCGTTCTTAATGGCTAGGATCTATACGCGCAACCAGAATATCGTATCGCTAAAAAATGGATATCATGGTGCAACTTATGGAACCTCAGCATCTACAGCCATGAGTACATGGAAATTTCCATTCGTTGCACAACCACCTGGCTATTTACAT GCGGTATATCCAGATGTATACAAAGGTAATTGGGGTGGATCAAAATGTAGAGATTCGCCTGTACAAGTGATAGGAAGGGAATGTGATTGTGGAGATGAAGAATGTGTAgcttctgaaaaatattttcagaaattcgATGAATCATTTCGTTTTAGTTTGGCAAATACGCACAGCGTCGCTGCGTTTGTAGCTGAAAGTATACAG GGAGTAGGAGGTGCTGTTCAATATCCCAAATATTTCCttcagaaaatatataattatatccaTGAAAAGGGTGGTCTTTGTATAGCAGATGAAGTTCAGACTGGTTTCGGTAGGACAGGAGAACATTTTTGGGGTTTCGAGAACCACGGTGTGGAACCGGATATAGTAACTTTAGCAAAGGGAATAGGAAACGGATTTCCTCTTGGAGCTGTAGTGACAAGTAGTGAGATTTCCGAAAGTTTGAATTCAGCATTGCACTTTAACACGTTCGGAGGAAATCCACTTGCCTGCATCGTAGGATCAACGGTATtagat attataaaagaagaagatctTCAACAAAATGCATATACAGTGGGGACACATTTGATCGATCGCTTGAGTACTTTGTTATTAGAATTTCCCAATATCGTTGGTGATGTTAGAGGAAAAGGATTAATGATTggaattgaattaatttcgaaCTCCGAAACGAAAAAGCCGTTACAAACGGAATACGTGCTCGAGATTTTcgagaatatcaaaaatatgggtgtccttgttggTAAAGGAGGGTTACATGCAAAT GTGCTGCGAATAAAGCCACCTTTATGTGTAACGAAAATGGATGCAGATTTTACTTTTGCAGTTATTAAGAGAACATTAGAGATACaccaagaaaaatataagcaGATTAAAGGATAA
- the LOC132907280 gene encoding alanine--glyoxylate aminotransferase 2, mitochondrial isoform X2 — protein sequence MLINKCVQVITTSANLSSFINLKWFTIQTRNFVTTVKDVSKMPDCEYVPFTYKITNYKEIKKAYESIISPSLKQFYKEPLLIHEGRGQWLWDHRGKRYLDMFGGVATVSVGHSHPKITAAISEQASKLNHVSSVYMHTHLYEYVTKLTTKFSNKLRVVYLTNSGSEANELAFLMARIYTRNQNIVSLKNGYHGATYGTSASTAMSTWKFPFVAQPPGYLHAVYPDVYKGNWGGSKCRDSPVQVIGRECDCGDEECVASEKYFQKFDESFRFSLANTHSVAAFVAESIQGVGGAVQYPKYFLQKIYNYIHEKGGLCIADEVQTGFGRTGEHFWGFENHGVEPDIVTLAKGIGNGFPLGAVVTSSEISESLNSALHFNTFGGNPLACIVGSTVLDIIKEEDLQQNAYTVGTHLIDRLSTLLLEFPNIVGDVRGKGLMIGIELISNSETKKPLQTEYVLEIFENIKNMGVLVGKGGLHANVRCCE from the exons atgttaataaataagtgTGTTCAAGTCATCACAACTTCTGCTAATTTATCATCTTTTATAAACTTAAAAT GGTTCACTATACAAACCAGAAATTTCGTTACTACGGTGAAAGATGTTTCAAAAATGCCTGATTGCGAATACGTACCTTTTACCTACAAG attacaaattataaagaaattaaaaaggcATACGAATCGATCATATCTCCTTCTTTGAAGCAATTTTACAAAGAACCACTATTAATACACGAAGGTCGAGGGCAGTGGTTGTGGGACCATCGTGGAAAACGATATTTGGATATGTTCGGCGGGGTTGCTACTGTATCTGTTGGTCACTCTCATCC AAAAATAACAGCTGCTATATCTGAACAAGCGTCTAAATTGAACCACGTATCTTCCGTTTATATGCATACCCatttatatgaatatgtaACCAAGTTAACaactaaattttcaaacaaattgaGAGTAGTATATCTAACAAATAGCGGATCGGAAGCAAACGAATTGGCGTTCTTAATGGCTAGGATCTATACGCGCAACCAGAATATCGTATCGCTAAAAAATGGATATCATGGTGCAACTTATGGAACCTCAGCATCTACAGCCATGAGTACATGGAAATTTCCATTCGTTGCACAACCACCTGGCTATTTACAT GCGGTATATCCAGATGTATACAAAGGTAATTGGGGTGGATCAAAATGTAGAGATTCGCCTGTACAAGTGATAGGAAGGGAATGTGATTGTGGAGATGAAGAATGTGTAgcttctgaaaaatattttcagaaattcgATGAATCATTTCGTTTTAGTTTGGCAAATACGCACAGCGTCGCTGCGTTTGTAGCTGAAAGTATACAG GGAGTAGGAGGTGCTGTTCAATATCCCAAATATTTCCttcagaaaatatataattatatccaTGAAAAGGGTGGTCTTTGTATAGCAGATGAAGTTCAGACTGGTTTCGGTAGGACAGGAGAACATTTTTGGGGTTTCGAGAACCACGGTGTGGAACCGGATATAGTAACTTTAGCAAAGGGAATAGGAAACGGATTTCCTCTTGGAGCTGTAGTGACAAGTAGTGAGATTTCCGAAAGTTTGAATTCAGCATTGCACTTTAACACGTTCGGAGGAAATCCACTTGCCTGCATCGTAGGATCAACGGTATtagat attataaaagaagaagatctTCAACAAAATGCATATACAGTGGGGACACATTTGATCGATCGCTTGAGTACTTTGTTATTAGAATTTCCCAATATCGTTGGTGATGTTAGAGGAAAAGGATTAATGATTggaattgaattaatttcgaaCTCCGAAACGAAAAAGCCGTTACAAACGGAATACGTGCTCGAGATTTTcgagaatatcaaaaatatgggtgtccttgttggTAAAGGAGGGTTACATGCAAATGTAAG GTGCTGCGAATAA
- the LOC132907281 gene encoding evolutionarily conserved signaling intermediate in Toll pathway, mitochondrial, giving the protein MSMLRSIIVSLNKSQIIKKRASVQLTIVNNLHNNKILYNKDNPHSDITPYHFNVQVKEKKTFLEIIRIYKRDDRARKAQLEFITTALKYMDEFDVNKDLETYKALFDIFPKGRYVPENKFQLLSYHYPKHQDTALLILNKMESNFVIPDYEMQKMIVDTFGNNGLVIKKCCSMFYWLPKFSQLNPWPLPQPVPTDVKVLAEFALAKISSIDVQADVSIYRTKDVPDAIDDTWIVSTMSKSQQELLAVQPTDKSLTVEGPFAVWVDKYYIDYFVLKGEAIKRDIIYGEYDDITKLKIPFWEKYNFKIPVTIHEQEDGVYYAMCATGTSSKDSLLSWIRCLQKTNPILEKVPVTFKLKSYTNEQLYVEDDKKPDVKQISENVDVTEK; this is encoded by the exons ATGAGTATGTTAAGAAGTATAATCGTCTCATTAAATAAatcacaaataattaaaaaacgtgCAAGTGTTCAACTGACAATCGTTAACAATTTacataacaataaaattttatataataaagataatccCCATAGTGACATTACACCTTATCATTTTAATGTgcaagtaaaagaaaaaaaaacttttttggaaattatacgtatatataaaaggGATGACCGTGCTAGAAAAGCACAATTAGAATTCATAACAActgctttaaaatatatggatGAATTTGATGTAAATAAAGACTTAGAAACTTACAAGgcattatttgatatatttccaAAAGGAAGATACGTaccagaaaataaatttcaacttttGAGTTATCATTATCCAAAACATCAGGATACAGCTCTATTAATACTTAACAAAATGgaaagtaattttgtaataccTGATTATGAAATGCAAAAAATGATTGTAGATACTTTTGGTAATAATGGTttagttataaaaaaatgttgcagCATGTTTTATTGGTTACCAAAATTTTCTCAACTAAACCCTTGGCCATTACCTCAACCTGTACCAACAGATGTAAAAGTACTTGCCGAATTTGCATTAGCAAAAATATCGAGCATAGATGTACAAGCTGATGTTAGTATATATAGAACAAAGGATGTACCTGATGCAATTGACGATACATGGATTGTATCTACCATGAGTAAATCACAACAAGAACTTCTTGCTGTACAACCAACTGATAAATCATTAACTGTTGAAGGTCCTTTTGCAGTTTGggttgataaatattatatagattattttgtattaaaaggAGAGGCAATAAAAAGGGACATCATTTATGGAGAATATGATG atataactaaattgaaaattccattttgggaaaagtataactttaaaatacCAGTTACTATTCATGAACAGGAAGATGGTGTATATTATGCAATGTGTGCTACAGGTACATCTTCTAAAGATTCTCTATTATCATGGATAAGATGCTTACAAAAAACAAACCCTATTTTAGAAAAAGTACCagtaacatttaaattaaaatcatataCAAATGAACAATTATACGTCGAAGATGATAAAAAACCTGATGTAAAACAAATATCTGAGAATGTAGatgtaacagaaaaataa